In Pseudomonas sp. HR96, the DNA window CGTTCTGCTGCTGGTGTGCGTGGTCACCCTGGGCTGGCTGTGGGGTCTCTGTGCCCAGCAGAAGTTCTCGGCGCAACGTGAAGCGCTCGAGGCCAAGGCCGCCGAACACCTGAACCTGGCAACCGTCGCCGCCGAGGACATCGGCCAGTGGGTCGACCGCGCGCAAACCCTCGGCAAGCTCGCGCGGCGCAGCGCCGCCGACCTCGACCCGGGGCGCGGCGGGGTTGCGCGGATGCTCGCCGAAGATCCGCTGATCAAGCGCCTGAGCCTTTACGACCCGCAGGGCATTCGTCTGTCGACCACCGACCCCGATGAGCCGCAAACCCTCCCGGCGAATTGGCTGGAGCAGATCCAGCGTCACCGCGACCGCTATGGCTACACCCCGCTGATGCCCGGCCTCGCTCAAGCCTCGCCCCCCCAAGCCACGCGCGAGCAGCTGCCGTTTCTGCTGCCGCTGATCGACCCAGCCACCGACAAGCTGGACGCGATCATGCTGGTGCAGCTGGATGCCGGCTACCTGGCTGCCCTGTTCAAGCACATCGAGTTGGGCGCCAGCGGCATGCTGCGCCTGCTTGACCAGGACGGCCAGGAACGCTTGCGCCTCGACAACCGCGGCATCGCTGCCGCTGGCGCCGCCCTCAGCCCGGCGCTGCCCAGCGGCGGCGACGAGTACGGCGAGTTTACCCAGCAATCCAGCACCGCCGCGTACCAGAGCCTGTATCGGCGCATGCCGCAGCGCGGCTTTTCGGTCGTGGTCAGCCAGCAGCGCGACGAGATTCTCGCCCCCGCGTGCGCCCGCCTGGGTCGACAGCTGTGGCTGAACCTGGCGATGACGATCTTCATCGTCGCCGGCATGTGGTGGATCCTGCGGGGCCTCAGCCGCCGCCATCAGGCGTTCGAAGCGCTGGAAGAGGCACAGCAGGTCAATCAGCAGCTGATCAGCCGCCTCGAGGAGCAGCACCAGCACAGCAGCAAGGCCGCCGCCACTGACCACCTGAGCGGCCTGCACAATCGCCGCCACTTCCTTGAAATCGCCCACGAAACCCTGCTGCGCCAGCGCAACCGTCGGCGCCTGATGGCACTGCTGTTCATCGACATGGACCGCTTCAAATCCATCAACGACTCGCTGGGGCACAAGGTCGGCGACCTTCTGCTGCAGGCCATCGCCCGGCGCATCGAGCGTCTGCTCGAACCGACCGACACAGCCGCGCGCTTTGGCGGCGATGAATTCGTCGTGCTGCTGGCCGGCAAGCGCACCGAGGCGCAGATCGAAGCCTGGGTCAGCCGATTGGTCAGCAGCGTCAGCGTGCCATACGTGATCGACGGCCAGCAGCTGAACACCAGCCCCAGCGTCGGCGTCAGCGTGTGCCCACGGGACGGCCAGAACGTCGAACAGGCGATTCGACATGCCGATGCGGCGATGTATTCGGCCAAGAGAGCCGGCCGTGCGCAGTATCGTTTCTTCGACCCGTCGCTGAACGTCAGCGACGTCAAGGACTTTCTCCTTGAACAAGCGTTTGCCGCAGCGCTGAGCGACCGTCAGTTCGTCCTGCACTTTCAGCCTCAGGTCAACCTCGCCAGCATGTGCGTGGACAGTTACGAGGCGCTGGTGCGCTGGCAGCACCCGGAGTTCGGCCTGCTCTACCCCGATCGTTTCATCGACCTGGCCGAGCGCAGTGGCTTCATTGTCGCGCTGGGCTGGGAGGTGCTGCGCCTGGCCTGCGAGGAACTGTCGCAGTGGCGGGTCGAAGGCAAAAGCATGGTCGTCGCCATCAACGTCTCGCCCCTGCAGCTGCGTCAGGCGGATTTCAGTTACCGCGTGCTGGCCGAATTGCAGAAGCGGCACATCGTCCCGCACCACCTGGAAATTGAAATCACCGAAACCATCGTGATCGACGACGAACCCCTGGCCATCGCTCACCTGCAAAGGCTGCGCGAAGCCGGCATGCAGATCAGCCTCGACGACTTCGGCAAGGGCTATGCCGGATTCGGCCATCTACAGAAGCTGCCACTGACCAAGCTGAAGATCGACCGCAGCGTGATCGCCCCGCTGGTCAACAGCCCGGACGACAGCCCGATCGTTTCCTCGACCATCATTCTGGCCAAGCGCATGGGCCTGACGGTGGTGGCCGAGGGCGTGGAAACTCGCGAGAACCTGATCTGCCTGCGTCTGGCCGGCTGCGATGCGGTGCAGGGTTATCATTTCAGCCGGCCGCTGTCGGCGGTTCAGTTGCGCGCCTACGCGCCCTTTCGCCAACCACGGGAAAAAGCCAGCGCGCATCAGCAGCTTTAGCCGGCCAGGTTGATCACCCCGGCATACACCTGGCGATCGACATTGCCCCCCGTCAGCATCACCGCGACCCGCCGCCCGGCCATGGCTTCGCGCTCCAGCGTGAAACCGGCCAGCGCCGCCGCCCCCGCGCCCTCCACCAACTGATGAGTGTCACTGTAATAGACCCGCATGGCCTCGGCGATCTGCGCTTCGCTGACCGCGAGGATTCGCGCTGCACCGCTGGCATACACGGCGAAGGCTTCAGCCACGGGCTTGCGCACAGCCAGGCCGTCGGCGAAGGTGGCGGCCGAAGCGGTTTCAACCAACTCTCCCGCTTCGCAGGACAGCTTGGCGGCCATCGCCGCGCTGGCTACCACACCGACTATCTCGGTGCTCAAGCCCAACGCATCGCGTGCCGCGATCGCCGCGCAGATCCCCGAGCCGCAGCCGATCGGCACGTACAAGCTATGCAGATTCGCCACCGCCTGGAGCAACTCCAATGCCGCCGTGGCCACTCCCTTGACCAGTTCGACATGGTAAGGCGGCACCAGAAAAAGTCCCTGTTCACTGGCCAGCCGCGCGGCGTGCTCGCGTGCCTCGTCGAAGTCGCCGCCCTGCTCGACCAGCTCGGCGCCAAAGCCGCGCATGGCAGCGTTTTTCTCCGCCGAGTTGCCCTGCGGCACCACGATCACCGCGCGCATCCCCTGGCGCGCGGCCGCCCGCGCCAGGCTCTGGCCGTGATTGCCGCGGGTTGCGCTGACGATCCCCTGGACCTGCGGATGTTGCTGCCTGAGCCAGTGCATGAAGGCAATCCCTCCGCGTACCTTGAACGCGCCCGTCGGCGTGTGGTTTTCGTGCTTGACCCAGACCTCGCAGCCGAGCCGATCGGCCAGCAGCGGCCAGGCGTATTGCGCGGTGGGTGGCATTTCCCGATAAACGAGCGCGGCGGCGCTACGGATAGCGTCGAGCGTGATAGGTTGCATGGACAAGCTCCTCGAAATGGCGTCGCCAGGATAGGCACAGCACCCGCCTGAGTGCTTTCAAAAACCTGACCTGACTTTGCCCACCGCGATTGAGTAACATGGCACCATGACCCGTCGCCCCGCCCCGACCTGCCCTGCTTGCTCCCCGTCGGTGCGCCGCGCCGAGGTCGGGCCGTGGCTGATCGAATTGCTGCCCGCCATGGCCTATCACGCACGCTACGTGGCTCCCGAGGCGAGCGTCGGTTTTGCCTTCGACAGCCAGCGCGGGCAGCACGCGATCGGCAGTGACCGGGTGCTGCCGTTCACCGCCAGCGCCAACGGCCTGGCCTTCGTACCGGCCGGTTGCGATGTGTTTTCCGAGTCCGCCGAAGGCGGCGAGTACCTGCGCCTGGTGCGACTGGAGCGCCAGGATGCGGCGCCGTGGCTGCAAAGCGACGCCTTCAACAACCGTCTCGACCGGCAGGCGATGACCCTGGCCCGCCGCTTGCGCATCGCGCTGCTGTCGCCCTCGCCCCTGGATGATTGCGAAGGCTGGGCACTGGCGCTGGCAGGCTGTACGGTCGCAGCGCGTGGCGCGCCACCCTCAGGGCCAGGCGCGGGCTTGACCACCCGGCGCTTGCGCCTGCTCGACGATTGGCTACAGGCGCATCTCGAGCAGCCACTGAGCGTGCAGGCCATGGCCGCCCTGCTGGGGTTGTCGGAGGCATACTTCAGCCGGGCCTTCAAACAAAGCACCGGACAAAGCCCACACAGCTACCTGCTCGACCGCCGTATCGCTCGCGCCCGCAGCTTGCTGCTCGGCAGCAGCAGCGGCCTAGCCGATATCGCCCAGCGCTGCGGCTTCGCTTCCCACGCTCACCTGAGCCTGGCGTTCCGCCAGCGCCTGGGCCTGACGCCCAGCCAGCTGCGCGGCCGGGCCTAGACGTTTTTGCCACCGGCCCTGCAGGATCGGGCGCTGAACGGAATACCACACACCGTCAAATAAATTTTACACAGACCATCCCAACTCCCGTCGCAATCCGCTACCCTAGCGGCTACCAGCAAGCACCGCCTCGTCCCAGACCCAAGACCGAGAACGATATGAACGCCGATTTCGACCTTCTTCATGACCTCCAGCCCGCCACCCCAGCTTCACGCCTTGAAGGAGCCTGCGCATGATCGAAGTCACTGAGGTATCAATCGCCGCCTTGCGCGCCGCCCTGGAGTCGGGGCAGACCACCTCGGTCGAGCTGGTGCAGGCCTACCTGGCGCGGATCGAGGCCTACGACATTCCTGCCAGCGCCACCGCGCTCAATGCCGTAGTCGTGCGCAACCCCGCCGCCCTCGACGAGGCCCGCGCCAGCGATGCGCGCCGGGCCAGCGGCGCCACGCTCGGCCCGCTGGACGGCATCCCCTACACGGCCAAGGACAGCTACCTGGTCAAGGGCCTGACCGCCGCTTCCGGCAGCCCGGCATTCGCCAGGCTGGTGGCCCAGCGCGACGCCTTCACCATCGAGCGCCTGCGCGCCGCCGGGGCGATCTGCCTGGGCAAGACCAACATGCCGCCGATGGCCAACGGCGGCATGCAGCGCGGCGTGTATGGCCGCGCTGAAAGCCCGTACAACGCGGCCTACCTGACCGCGCCGTTCGCGTCCGGCTCCTCAAACGGCGCCGGGACGGCGACGGCGGCGAGCTTCTCGGCGTTCGGCCTGGCCGAGGAGACCTGGTCCAGCGGCCGCGGGCCGGCCGCCAACAATGGTCTGTGCGCCTACACGCCCTCGCGCGGGGTCATCTCGGTGCGCGGCAACTGGCCGCTGACGCCGACCATGGACGTGGTCGTGCCCTATGCGCGAACCATGGCCGATCTGCTCGAAGTGCTTGACGTGGTGGTGGCCGAAGACCCCGACACCCGTGGCGACCTTTGGCGCCTGCAGCCTTGGGTGCCGATCCCCAAGGTCAGCGAGGTGCGCCCGGCCTCCTACCTGGAACTCGCCGTCGGC includes these proteins:
- a CDS encoding EAL domain-containing protein, with product MIPQSSSLDWLRRVLLLVCVVTLGWLWGLCAQQKFSAQREALEAKAAEHLNLATVAAEDIGQWVDRAQTLGKLARRSAADLDPGRGGVARMLAEDPLIKRLSLYDPQGIRLSTTDPDEPQTLPANWLEQIQRHRDRYGYTPLMPGLAQASPPQATREQLPFLLPLIDPATDKLDAIMLVQLDAGYLAALFKHIELGASGMLRLLDQDGQERLRLDNRGIAAAGAALSPALPSGGDEYGEFTQQSSTAAYQSLYRRMPQRGFSVVVSQQRDEILAPACARLGRQLWLNLAMTIFIVAGMWWILRGLSRRHQAFEALEEAQQVNQQLISRLEEQHQHSSKAAATDHLSGLHNRRHFLEIAHETLLRQRNRRRLMALLFIDMDRFKSINDSLGHKVGDLLLQAIARRIERLLEPTDTAARFGGDEFVVLLAGKRTEAQIEAWVSRLVSSVSVPYVIDGQQLNTSPSVGVSVCPRDGQNVEQAIRHADAAMYSAKRAGRAQYRFFDPSLNVSDVKDFLLEQAFAAALSDRQFVLHFQPQVNLASMCVDSYEALVRWQHPEFGLLYPDRFIDLAERSGFIVALGWEVLRLACEELSQWRVEGKSMVVAINVSPLQLRQADFSYRVLAELQKRHIVPHHLEIEITETIVIDDEPLAIAHLQRLREAGMQISLDDFGKGYAGFGHLQKLPLTKLKIDRSVIAPLVNSPDDSPIVSSTIILAKRMGLTVVAEGVETRENLICLRLAGCDAVQGYHFSRPLSAVQLRAYAPFRQPREKASAHQQL
- a CDS encoding AraC family transcriptional regulator translates to MTRRPAPTCPACSPSVRRAEVGPWLIELLPAMAYHARYVAPEASVGFAFDSQRGQHAIGSDRVLPFTASANGLAFVPAGCDVFSESAEGGEYLRLVRLERQDAAPWLQSDAFNNRLDRQAMTLARRLRIALLSPSPLDDCEGWALALAGCTVAARGAPPSGPGAGLTTRRLRLLDDWLQAHLEQPLSVQAMAALLGLSEAYFSRAFKQSTGQSPHSYLLDRRIARARSLLLGSSSGLADIAQRCGFASHAHLSLAFRQRLGLTPSQLRGRA
- a CDS encoding threonine dehydratase, whose product is MQPITLDAIRSAAALVYREMPPTAQYAWPLLADRLGCEVWVKHENHTPTGAFKVRGGIAFMHWLRQQHPQVQGIVSATRGNHGQSLARAAARQGMRAVIVVPQGNSAEKNAAMRGFGAELVEQGGDFDEAREHAARLASEQGLFLVPPYHVELVKGVATAALELLQAVANLHSLYVPIGCGSGICAAIAARDALGLSTEIVGVVASAAMAAKLSCEAGELVETASAATFADGLAVRKPVAEAFAVYASGAARILAVSEAQIAEAMRVYYSDTHQLVEGAGAAALAGFTLEREAMAGRRVAVMLTGGNVDRQVYAGVINLAG